Proteins from a single region of Paenibacillus rhizovicinus:
- a CDS encoding nitrous oxide reductase accessory protein NosL — protein MNKYTISIIALVIVTIMITGCSKKQYKPVGVDEATAKCTICNMQVKDDAFAVQLTTTKGKTYFFDDIGCLNEWRTKNPDEKIGAEYVRDYDDLTWIPYGEAYYAYDASFRSPMAYGIYSFKDRSSAQQFIDDQKVGKLLTADELATHNWAQNMDQMQGMEGMDGATHDEQAHGEMDMDSGKTGDNASDTMNMGGTGNGKDEAGK, from the coding sequence ATGAATAAATACACGATTTCCATAATTGCTTTAGTGATCGTAACCATTATGATTACGGGCTGTTCAAAGAAACAATATAAGCCCGTCGGGGTTGACGAGGCGACTGCCAAGTGCACGATATGTAACATGCAGGTTAAGGACGACGCATTCGCCGTCCAATTGACCACGACGAAGGGGAAAACCTATTTTTTCGACGACATCGGCTGTTTGAACGAGTGGCGCACGAAAAATCCGGACGAGAAAATCGGCGCCGAATACGTACGGGATTATGATGACTTAACCTGGATTCCGTACGGCGAGGCCTATTACGCCTACGATGCATCATTTCGGTCGCCGATGGCTTACGGAATCTATTCGTTCAAGGATCGCTCTTCCGCTCAGCAATTCATCGATGATCAGAAGGTCGGCAAGCTGTTGACGGCCGATGAGCTGGCGACGCATAACTGGGCGCAAAACATGGATCAGATGCAGGGCATGGAAGGTATGGACGGTGCCACGCACGATGAACAGGCGCACGGCGAAATGGATATGGACAGCGGAAAAACCGGCGATAACGCCTCTGACACGATGAATATGGGAGGCACGGGAAACGGGAAGGATGAGGCCGGGAAATGA